The genomic window GGCGATTTCCTATCACCGCTGCTCTATATCAATGACACCTCCAAATATACATTGCCGCTGGGCCTCTACAGCCTGATCACCGGCGACGATGTCGCCAGCCAGTGGCATCTTGTTATGGCCGGTACGGTCACAATGATCCTTCCCGTCATAGTAATTTTCGCGCTGGCGCAGCGATTTTTCGTGCGCGGCATCACCATGTCCGGGATGAAAGGCTAGCCGCTAGCCTGATCCGTGAGTGTTGAACACGAAAGCGGCGGCCATCACAAAGTCTGTCACGAGGCTTCCACGCATACGGGTCGCGGGTTTGGTCAGTCTCCAGCCTTGTTGATGTGCCGAACCACCGCAGGTTTTTTTACGGCTGTTCGTATGTCGCCGAAGAGCCGGTCCATCGCCACCACGTGGCCGATGCCTCTCGATGACCAGCTATGAGCGGGCCGTCTGGCGATGTCCTTCGAGCCTCAACTGTCACTGCTTTGATCCTATCGAATGCATATCAACGATGCCTGCGGAGATTTGACCATGCAATATTCCAGAAGCCTTGAGGTATCTGCCAGTCCGGACGTTCTTGTTTGCGGCGCCGGTTGCGCAGGAACCGTCGCTGCGATCGCGGCAGCTCGCGAAGGAGCATCTGTTCTGCTTGTAGAGCGGTTCGGCTTTTCGGGTGGATACGTTACCGGCGTGATCGGTGCTTCGTTTGACGGATTCGTGGATCTGCGCAGTGGCCTGCCGGTGGTAGGCGGTATTGTCACCGAATTCGCAGGGATGGCAACCGGCGGTGGAGCGGATGTGATGCGGCGGGCGTTCAGCCCGAGTAACGAACTGCGCGAGATGAGCGAGACGCCTGATCGCAACAAGATCCGTTTCAATATCGAGGGATTCAAGCGCCAAGCAGACCGATTATTTCGGGAAAGCGGCGCGGAGGTTCTGTATTACACCAAGGTCGTGGATGTTATCCGCAAGGGAAGTCGTGTCGAGGGCGTCGTCGTCGCCAACAAGGCCGGTCTGAGTATTATCACACCCAAGATGGTCGTGGATGCCTCCGGAGATGCGGACGCCGCGGCCTATGCGGGTGCCGACTTCGACATCAGCGAGGAAATGCAGCCCATGAGTTTGCATTTCCGTATCGGCAACGTGCATATTGATCGGGATACACGCGATCAATGCAGTGCCGTGCTCAAGGAAGCTCATCGAAGGGGCGATCTTCTGTTGTATGGCGGTCCCTGGATAGGCCGGCTTGAGGCGGATACCGAAGTCTATTTCAACGCGTGCCGCGCGGCTGGCAGCGGTATTGATCCCGTCGACCTGACCCGGGCCGAAGTTCAGGGCCGAATCGACGCCGCGTTGATGTTCGATCTTTTCAAACGCCATGTGCCGGCCTTTCGGGACGCCTACCTTTCCAGCACCGGGCCGTTCGCCGGCGTGCGCGAGACACGGCGTATCGTCGGGGACAGCACATTGACCGCCGAGGATATCGATCAGCAACGCAGCCAGGAAGACGTGATAGCCTTGGGGTGCTGGTATCGGGACCGCCATCCCAAGGGGGCGTCCGGCTACCACATGCACGAGGTCGTGCGTCCCTACGACATCGGCTACGGGACGCTGCTGCCGCGTGGCATCGACAACATGATCGTTGCCGGGCGTTGTCATTCGGCTGACAGCTCCGCGCTGGCTTCCAGTCGCGTCACGGTTACGGCGATGGCCATGGGCGAGGCCGCCGGTACGGCCGCTGCGATGGCGTGCGCCGCCCACACAACGACGCGTGGATTGAAGGTCAGCGACCTGCAGAGGCGCCTTCTCGGCAATGGCGCGATCATCCTCGACCGTGCCGAGCAGGTGCTTTCAGTCGGCGATGCCAGGGAAGACGTTCCCGTCTCGGCGGTTCGCTGAAGCGGTACGGAAGAAGGAACTCGCCCATGAAAGCAACTTGGCGGTGGTTTGGCCCGTCCGATCCGGTCACGCTTGCCGATGCCCGACAGGCGGGGGCCGCTGGTATCGTCTCTTCGCTGCACCATATTCCCGATGGTGAAGTGTGGTCCGAGGACGATGTTCGACGTCACGCTGGAACGATTGGCGCAGCGGGGTTCAGGTGGGACGTTGTCGAGAGCATTCCGGTCAGCAACGAGATCAAGGTTCGCGGTCCGGATCGCCGTCGGCATATCGACAATTACAAGACCAGTATTGCGTCGGTCGGTGCTGCTGGCATCGAGGTCGTCTGTTACAATTTTATTCCTGTCATCGACTGGGCTAGGACCGATCTACGCTATCCACTGCCGAGCGGCTTGGCGTTGCGGTTCGACCTGACGGATTTCGCTGCATGCGATCTGTTCCTCCTCCGGCGCAAGAACGCTGCCGCAGCTTACGATGCGGCGATGTTGGCTGAAGCAGAGCGCCGCTTCAGGGCTATGTCCCCCGAGCGTCGCGCCGCGCTTGAGGCGACGGTCCTTGCTCCCTTGCCGGGCGGCACTGTTGCTTATTCCAGCCAAGAGTTCGCCGCGACTTTCGCGCGTTATGAAGATATCAATGAGGACGACTACCGCGAGACCTTGCTCGAATTCTTGCGCGAGGTCGTGCCGGTTGCCGAGGAACATGGAGTCCGGCTCTGCATCCACCCGGACGATCCGCCGATCAATCTTTTTGGCTTGCCTCGGATCGCGGGATCGATCGCTCAACTGCGCCGCATCGTATCCGGCGTGAAATCACGGTCCAATGGCGTGACGTTCTGTGTCGGATCACTGGGCGTGCGAAGTGACAACGATCTGCCGGCGATGGTTCGGGAACTCGGTCCCGATATCCACTTCGCTCATCTGCGCAATGTGACGCGCGAATCGGACACCGTTTTTCACGAGGCGGAACATCTGGGCGGCAGTAGCGACATGGCGGCGGTTGTCTTTGCGCTACGGCGTGAAGAGCTGCGGCGCGGGGCTGAGGGGCGCCGTGACAACCAGATTCCCTTCCGGCCGGACCACGGTCACCTGATGCTGGACGACATCGAGAAAACGGGAACACGCCCGGGCTATTCGGCGATCGGGCGCTTGAAGGGGCTCGCGGAACTGCGCGGGGTGATTCGCGGCTTCGATCTCGCGATCGAGCAAGGTCTGCGGGTTTGATGGCGACGCAGCGATGACGATTGATGCGCCTCCGCTCCTGTGCGTCGGGGCCCTGACGTGTGACCTGATGGTCCACGTCAGCCGGCTTCCGTCCATATCCGGAAAATACCTTGCCCATAGTGGAGGCCTTGTGGCCGCCGGCATGGCGACGAGTGCCGCGACGGCGATCGTCAGGCTCGGTCATGCATGCGCCTTATGGGCATCGACCGGGACAGATCCAGTCGGCGATTTTCTTATCGCCGAGGTGGCACGGGAGGGGATCAGCACCGCCCATATACGTCGGGTCGCAGGTGCCGCGTCGGCCTTGGCGTCGATCACCCTGGATGATCGGGGTGAGCGTATCGTCGTCCCTTACTATGCGCCGGATCTCCTGACCGGGCCGGTCGCCTCTCCGTTCGCCTTCTCCGATTTCCGCGGCGTGCTCGTTGATGTTCGCTGGCCCGCCGCGGCGGCTTTGGCACTGGACGCCGCACGCCTGCGCGGACATCCGGCAATCCTTGATCTGGACGTTGGTCCGCGCGAGGTGCTCGCCATGCTTCTGCCACGGGCCTCGCACGTCGTGGCCTCACTCGACGGCGCTTCCATTCTGTCGTCAGCAACCTCGACACAGGAGGCTGTTGCGGCCCTCGCGGTGCTGACCGATGCGACCGTTGTTGTGACAGGCGGCTCGAGCGGGCTGAGCTGGTGTACTTCAGACAAGACCGTGAACTCGATGCCGGCCTTCGCGGTCGATGCGGTCGACACGAACGCGGCTGGTGACATCTTCCACGGCGCTTTCGCCGTGGCGATGGTGGAGGCCATGCCGCTCGAGAACGCGCTGCGCTTCGCAAGCGCCGCGGCGGCGATCAAATGCACGCGCTACGGCGGGCGAGCCGGTGCACCGGCGCGTCACGAGGTGGTGCGTTTTCTTCGGGAGAGGTCGCGATGAACCCCACACTGATAGCGCGCCTTGCCGAGGCACGGGTGATGCCCATCGTTTCTGTGGGAGGGGAGGCCGTGACCATTGCTCTTGTCGACGATCTCGTGGAAGCCGGTGCGGCGGCGATCGAGATTTTGTTTCGGCATCCCAAAGCGCCAGACGTATTGCATCATTGCCGAGCAAGGCATCGGCGCGTCCTGCTTGCCGCGGGAACTGTCATGGATGCCAAGCTGGGCCGGCAGGCGGCCGAAGCGGGTGCCGACTTCATGGTCAGCCCGGGGCTCACGCCATCCCTTGCGGCATTCGCGGCCACGGCGCCTCTTCCCCTGATACCCGGCGCGCAGACGCCAAGCGAAGTGATGCTTGCGGCGGAGCATGGCTTTCAGGTGCTCAAGTTCTATCCAGCTGAGCCCAACGATGCCGCCGCGATTCTGAAAGACTATGCCAATGTTTTCCCGGGTATTTACTTCATACCGACTGGCGGAATAGGTGAGCCTTCGTTGGCGAAGTACGGCGCGTTGCCCAACGTCCTGGCTGTCGGTGGCAGCTGGACGCATGGTCGCCTCCCCCCCGCCAGCGAACGCCCGGCGGAGGTCGTCGAGGCGCTCCGCCGGGCGAGGTCGCTGCTGGGGACCGGGCCGGACATCGTCGTGCCGGCGCCCTGACCGGGACTGCTTCGCACGGGCGTCGGACAACGACCGCACGATGGCTGGGCATGATGAAAGACGACAGACAATTGGCTGACGCGCCAAGTCACCAGGTCATAAGTCACCAAGTCATATGAGGGGATGCCATGACGACAACTGACGGGATATCTGCAAGGAGATTGCGGGTTGGATTGCTGGGCACAGGCGGGGTCGCCTCGAAATATGCGTCCCTCTATGGAGAGTATCCGCGCAGCGAGCTTGTCGCGGTTCATGACCCTTTCGATCCCGGGCTGGGCGCGTTGGCTGAACGTTTCGGAGCCAGGATTGCAAGCAGCACCGACGCGCTGATCAACAGCGATATTGAAGCCGTGATCATATCCACGCCAAACCAGTTCCACCTCGCGCAGGCCTCCGCCGCGCTCAGAGCGGGTCGGCATGTTTTGCTGCAGAAACCGATGGCCGTGACGCTCGATGAGGCGGAAACCCTTGCCGCGATCGCGCGGGACAGTGGAAAGACCTTGGCGCTCTACATGAATTCGCTCGACAACCCGATCTTCCGTGATCTCAAGCGGATGATCGACGAAGGCGTGCTGGGCGAGGTCGGCTCGATCAACTGCAAGCTCGCGAACGGCATGGGCCATGTCTGGCGCAACCGCCCGGCCAATTTTTGGCGCGCATCACGGTCGGCGGTCGGCGGCGGCTCCTTTGCCATGCTGGCGTGCCACTATCTCAACCTCGCACAATGGCTTCTAGGGCAGCAGATCGTGCGGACCGCCGCGGTGGGCAAGAACTTGATGTGCGATCACATCGAGGGCGACGACATCATGTCGGCTATCGTCGAGTTTGCCGATGGCGCGATGGGCGTGATCGAATCAGCCTGGTGCGTCAAAGGCGAGCAGATGTCCGTGCATGGCAGTTCCGGATCGATCGCCTATATCGACAATTCCGTCATCTCCCTGAAGGCTGAGAGCCCCTTCGCGGGCGAGGCTATCCATTATGACAAGCCCGGAACCCGCATTGTCATCGAAGGGCTGTCGGCGCCCGCTATGGGCGACTGGCAGAACGCGTACAATCAGCATCGTTGCTTTGTTGACGCGATGCTCGCCCAACAGCCAGTCGTGATGTCCGCGGACAAGGGTGTCCAGGACATGCGGGTTCTCGCCGCCGC from Hyphomicrobiales bacterium includes these protein-coding regions:
- a CDS encoding Ribokinase encodes the protein MAAGMATSAATAIVRLGHACALWASTGTDPVGDFLIAEVAREGISTAHIRRVAGAASALASITLDDRGERIVVPYYAPDLLTGPVASPFAFSDFRGVLVDVRWPAAAALALDAARLRGHPAILDLDVGPREVLAMLLPRASHVVASLDGASILSSATSTQEAVAALAVLTDATVVVTGGSSGLSWCTSDKTVNSMPAFAVDAVDTNAAGDIFHGAFAVAMVEAMPLENALRFASAAAAIKCTRYGGRAGAPARHEVVRFLRERSR
- a CDS encoding 4-Hydroxy-2-oxoglutarate aldolase translates to MNPTLIARLAEARVMPIVSVGGEAVTIALVDDLVEAGAAAIEILFRHPKAPDVLHHCRARHRRVLLAAGTVMDAKLGRQAAEAGADFMVSPGLTPSLAAFAATAPLPLIPGAQTPSEVMLAAEHGFQVLKFYPAEPNDAAAILKDYANVFPGIYFIPTGGIGEPSLAKYGALPNVLAVGGSWTHGRLPPASERPAEVVEALRRARSLLGTGPDIVVPAP
- the uxuA gene encoding D-mannonate dehydratase, with product MKATWRWFGPSDPVTLADARQAGAAGIVSSLHHIPDGEVWSEDDVRRHAGTIGAAGFRWDVVESIPVSNEIKVRGPDRRRHIDNYKTSIASVGAAGIEVVCYNFIPVIDWARTDLRYPLPSGLALRFDLTDFAACDLFLLRRKNAAAAYDAAMLAEAERRFRAMSPERRAALEATVLAPLPGGTVAYSSQEFAATFARYEDINEDDYRETLLEFLREVVPVAEEHGVRLCIHPDDPPINLFGLPRIAGSIAQLRRIVSGVKSRSNGVTFCVGSLGVRSDNDLPAMVRELGPDIHFAHLRNVTRESDTVFHEAEHLGGSSDMAAVVFALRREELRRGAEGRRDNQIPFRPDHGHLMLDDIEKTGTRPGYSAIGRLKGLAELRGVIRGFDLAIEQGLRV
- a CDS encoding FAD dependent oxidoreductase, which encodes MHINDACGDLTMQYSRSLEVSASPDVLVCGAGCAGTVAAIAAAREGASVLLVERFGFSGGYVTGVIGASFDGFVDLRSGLPVVGGIVTEFAGMATGGGADVMRRAFSPSNELREMSETPDRNKIRFNIEGFKRQADRLFRESGAEVLYYTKVVDVIRKGSRVEGVVVANKAGLSIITPKMVVDASGDADAAAYAGADFDISEEMQPMSLHFRIGNVHIDRDTRDQCSAVLKEAHRRGDLLLYGGPWIGRLEADTEVYFNACRAAGSGIDPVDLTRAEVQGRIDAALMFDLFKRHVPAFRDAYLSSTGPFAGVRETRRIVGDSTLTAEDIDQQRSQEDVIALGCWYRDRHPKGASGYHMHEVVRPYDIGYGTLLPRGIDNMIVAGRCHSADSSALASSRVTVTAMAMGEAAGTAAAMACAAHTTTRGLKVSDLQRRLLGNGAIILDRAEQVLSVGDAREDVPVSAVR
- a CDS encoding putative dehydrogenase (Evidence 3 : Putative function from multiple computational evidences) yields the protein MTTTDGISARRLRVGLLGTGGVASKYASLYGEYPRSELVAVHDPFDPGLGALAERFGARIASSTDALINSDIEAVIISTPNQFHLAQASAALRAGRHVLLQKPMAVTLDEAETLAAIARDSGKTLALYMNSLDNPIFRDLKRMIDEGVLGEVGSINCKLANGMGHVWRNRPANFWRASRSAVGGGSFAMLACHYLNLAQWLLGQQIVRTAAVGKNLMCDHIEGDDIMSAIVEFADGAMGVIESAWCVKGEQMSVHGSSGSIAYIDNSVISLKAESPFAGEAIHYDKPGTRIVIEGLSAPAMGDWQNAYNQHRCFVDAMLAQQPVVMSADKGVQDMRVLAAAYRSAVSGRREAVFTEPVA